The following are encoded together in the Streptomyces sp. NBC_01465 genome:
- a CDS encoding sensor histidine kinase, giving the protein MSPGAPRRRHLHSLRGKLTLATVLLLAIGIVTATAISLMGMRHYLIDASDTNLRNSRNSLRSMNLSLQQIENLTALAVVRDQFTGANSKAGILPRPESLFVPLDKDGRALSVGTVTPTARQQSLARAVHDPAAVAASDSIHDISLDGDPYRMTGVRLKDGTVVILATSTKAVHDSIKKALKLDLAVGTGLLVMLAFFTMWGARQRLRPLEDMVETASAIADGDLTRRVPPRAGMVTEVDQLRVALNTMLQQVEKAYGTRERSAAQLRRFVADASHELRTPLSAIRGYLQLYDKGMLREPADRTRALQRMNAEADRMGRLVDELLTLARLDQRPELRLRQVDLSLLVRDAAEDLRAQQPERPVEVAADGSMFVHADESGLRQLVGNLLANIRAHTPPQAAVRVELERADGVVRLRVADQGPGMGPGDADRIFDRFFRAGGGAGSGLGMAIVLAVTDAHGGGVDVETAPGAGLAVTVSLPVRAPAAVNA; this is encoded by the coding sequence ATGAGCCCAGGCGCGCCCCGAAGGCGCCATCTGCACTCCCTGCGCGGCAAGTTGACCCTCGCCACGGTCCTGCTCCTCGCGATCGGCATCGTCACCGCGACCGCCATCAGCCTCATGGGGATGCGCCACTACCTCATCGACGCCTCCGACACGAATCTGCGCAACTCCCGCAACAGCCTGCGGAGCATGAACCTCTCCCTGCAGCAGATCGAGAATCTGACCGCGCTCGCCGTCGTACGCGACCAGTTCACCGGCGCCAACAGCAAGGCCGGCATCCTGCCGCGCCCCGAATCCCTCTTCGTACCCCTGGACAAGGACGGCCGCGCCCTCTCCGTCGGCACCGTCACCCCCACCGCCCGCCAGCAGAGCCTCGCCCGCGCGGTGCACGACCCGGCGGCCGTCGCCGCATCCGACTCGATCCACGACATCAGCCTGGACGGCGACCCGTACCGGATGACGGGAGTGCGCCTCAAGGACGGCACCGTCGTGATCCTGGCGACCTCCACCAAGGCCGTCCACGACAGCATCAAGAAGGCGCTCAAGCTCGATCTCGCCGTCGGGACCGGCCTGTTGGTGATGCTCGCCTTCTTCACCATGTGGGGCGCACGACAGCGCCTGCGCCCCCTGGAGGACATGGTCGAGACCGCGTCCGCCATCGCGGACGGCGATCTGACCCGCCGCGTACCGCCCCGCGCCGGCATGGTCACCGAGGTCGACCAGCTGCGGGTCGCGCTCAACACCATGCTCCAGCAGGTCGAGAAGGCGTACGGCACCCGGGAGCGCTCCGCCGCCCAGCTGCGCCGCTTCGTCGCGGACGCCTCGCACGAGCTGCGCACCCCGCTCTCGGCGATCCGCGGCTATCTGCAGCTGTACGACAAGGGGATGCTCCGCGAGCCCGCCGACCGCACCCGCGCGCTCCAGCGCATGAACGCCGAGGCCGACCGGATGGGCCGCCTCGTCGACGAACTCCTCACCCTGGCACGCCTCGACCAGCGCCCCGAACTCCGCCTGCGCCAGGTCGACTTGAGCCTGCTGGTACGGGACGCCGCCGAGGACCTGCGGGCCCAGCAGCCGGAGCGCCCCGTGGAGGTGGCGGCGGACGGGTCGATGTTCGTGCACGCCGACGAGTCGGGCCTGCGCCAACTGGTCGGCAACCTCCTGGCCAACATCCGCGCCCACACACCCCCGCAGGCGGCGGTACGCGTCGAGCTGGAGCGCGCGGACGGCGTCGTACGGCTACGGGTCGCCGACCAGGGCCCCGGAATGGGCCCCGGCGACGCGGACCGCATCTTCGACCGCTTCTTCCGGGCGGGCGGCGGCGCGGGCAGCGGTCTCGGCATGGCAATCGTGCTGGCGGTCACCGACGCGCACGGGGGCGGCGTGGACGTGGAGACGGCGCCCGGGGCAGGGCTCGCGGTGACCGTGAGCCTGCCGGTCCGGGCGCCGGCTGCTGTCAATGCGTAA
- a CDS encoding ABC transporter substrate-binding protein, giving the protein MRSIRLRILVVCVVLAIAGVGAWQLLPDSGVKKTPIRLGTTDVVSSLDPAVAYDAGSWALYSGLYQSLMTFNRGSSVPVPDAAKTCGFTDTGLRTFTCEMRDDLHFSNGHELTAEDVKFSLDRVLDIKNGSGPSPLLTTIKTIDVSGDKVIIHLKTRDATFASKIATGAGAIVDHTEYPAKKARTGDTVVGSGPYVLKEYKKGVTAKLEPNPQYKGAIAKTGVPIEIHYFKQPDQLNAAWKSGRLDATHRELPPEVLSQLSPGATEEHVNEVAGNEIRNLVFNVHPSAPMAKVGLRRAAANLIDRPRLAADVYEGTVEPLYSTIPQGVTGHSTAFFDAYPKVDVAKAKSLAADAGATTPVSITLGYSRTSVTDKEAAVLKKQLENGGVFKVTLAGASDWTKFQDNYTKGKYDAYALGWIADFPDADNYAQPLVGTDNSYSNGFSDSRINGLISQTQQFSDRGRTTQLFRQIQDQVADEVPLIPLWQRTDYVVTSKDISGGQYLSDGTGVWRIWELGWL; this is encoded by the coding sequence ATGCGGTCGATCCGTCTTCGGATTCTGGTGGTTTGCGTTGTACTGGCGATAGCCGGTGTGGGTGCCTGGCAACTGCTGCCCGACAGTGGCGTGAAAAAGACGCCGATCAGGCTCGGAACGACGGACGTCGTCTCCTCCCTCGACCCGGCCGTCGCGTACGACGCGGGTTCCTGGGCGCTCTACAGCGGCTTGTACCAGTCGCTGATGACTTTCAACCGGGGCTCGTCGGTGCCGGTGCCCGACGCGGCGAAGACCTGCGGTTTCACCGACACCGGGCTGCGCACGTTCACCTGCGAGATGCGTGACGACCTGCACTTCTCGAACGGGCACGAGCTCACGGCCGAGGACGTCAAGTTCTCGCTGGACCGGGTCCTGGACATCAAGAACGGCAGCGGCCCCTCGCCTCTGCTCACGACCATCAAGACGATCGACGTGTCCGGGGACAAGGTGATCATCCACCTGAAGACCCGTGACGCGACCTTCGCCTCGAAGATCGCCACCGGAGCGGGTGCGATCGTCGACCACACCGAGTACCCCGCGAAGAAGGCCCGCACGGGCGACACGGTCGTCGGCTCGGGTCCGTACGTCCTCAAGGAGTACAAGAAGGGCGTCACCGCCAAGCTGGAGCCCAACCCGCAGTACAAGGGCGCGATCGCCAAGACCGGTGTGCCGATCGAGATCCACTACTTCAAGCAGCCCGACCAGCTGAACGCGGCCTGGAAGAGCGGCCGGCTCGACGCCACGCACCGCGAGCTGCCGCCCGAGGTCCTCTCCCAGCTCTCGCCCGGCGCCACCGAGGAGCACGTCAACGAGGTCGCGGGCAACGAGATCCGCAACCTCGTCTTCAACGTGCACCCGTCCGCGCCGATGGCCAAGGTCGGGCTGCGGCGTGCCGCGGCCAATCTGATCGACCGGCCGCGACTGGCCGCCGACGTCTACGAGGGCACGGTCGAGCCGCTCTATTCGACGATCCCGCAGGGCGTCACCGGACACAGCACGGCGTTCTTCGACGCCTACCCGAAGGTCGACGTGGCCAAGGCCAAGTCCCTCGCGGCCGACGCCGGCGCCACCACGCCGGTCTCGATCACCCTCGGCTACTCCAGGACGAGCGTGACCGACAAGGAAGCCGCCGTACTGAAGAAGCAGCTGGAGAACGGCGGCGTCTTCAAGGTGACGCTCGCCGGGGCGTCGGACTGGACGAAGTTTCAGGACAACTACACCAAGGGCAAGTACGACGCGTACGCCCTCGGCTGGATCGCGGACTTCCCGGACGCGGACAACTACGCCCAGCCGCTCGTCGGCACGGACAACAGCTACTCCAACGGCTTCAGCGACTCCAGGATCAACGGGCTGATCAGCCAGACGCAGCAGTTCAGCGACCGCGGCCGCACCACCCAGCTCTTCCGCCAGATCCAGGACCAGGTCGCCGACGAGGTGCCGCTGATCCCGCTCTGGCAGCGTACGGACTACGTCGTGACCAGCAAGGACATCTCCGGCGGCCAGTACCTCTCGGACGGCACCGGCGTGTGGCGCATCTGGGAGCTGGGCTGGCTGTAG
- a CDS encoding SCO4848 family membrane protein produces the protein MKLSRPVSWFLLAFGVWSWFIWITFVKNLVKDGSGLAFDDAGDPTAYFWVHLLLAITSFLLGTAVGVIGFRGVRALRTEQASSETVS, from the coding sequence ATGAAGCTCAGTCGCCCCGTCTCCTGGTTCCTGCTCGCCTTCGGGGTGTGGTCCTGGTTCATCTGGATCACTTTCGTGAAGAACTTGGTGAAGGACGGCAGCGGGCTCGCCTTCGACGACGCGGGGGACCCGACCGCGTACTTCTGGGTCCATCTGCTGCTCGCCATTACGTCCTTTCTTCTGGGGACGGCGGTGGGCGTGATCGGGTTCCGCGGAGTGCGCGCTCTGCGCACCGAACAGGCCTCGTCGGAGACCGTCAGCTAA
- a CDS encoding D-alanyl-D-alanine carboxypeptidase family protein, with amino-acid sequence MSAVKKTALTVLAAALLPALSAAPAAAAPAADDPKPPANMSRIGGAALGLPGTQVKLGAGAPVLPKDLSGRSWIVADAETGDILASHNAHWRLAPASTLKMLFADTVLPKFPKTQTHKVADSDLAGMGDGSSLVGIKEKLTYSVHDLWLGVFLRSGNDAVHVLSAMNGGVAKTVTDMQQHADELQALDTHVMSPDGYDAPGQVSSAYDLTLFARNGMQKKDFREYAATADAQFPGVQKKGKKRETFGIQNTNRLLTGADGVTQYPGIAGVKNGNTTHAGATFTGVAERNGHVLLVTVMNPSSHESHAVYKEAARLLDWGFASTGKVTPVGELVAPKSAQTGPSSTPAPQDGKGKKGPATTAAVTGDDSSSGIGIALAITGGLLIVLAAGVFLVNRKWPLPDLVRRLPRR; translated from the coding sequence GTGTCCGCCGTGAAAAAAACCGCTCTGACGGTCCTCGCCGCCGCGTTGCTGCCCGCCCTCTCCGCCGCGCCCGCCGCCGCGGCCCCAGCGGCGGACGACCCGAAGCCACCAGCAAACATGTCCCGCATCGGCGGTGCCGCACTCGGTCTGCCGGGTACGCAGGTGAAGCTGGGCGCCGGTGCGCCCGTCCTGCCGAAGGACCTCTCCGGGCGGTCGTGGATCGTCGCGGACGCCGAGACCGGCGACATCCTCGCCTCGCACAACGCGCACTGGCGTCTCGCCCCCGCGTCGACGTTGAAGATGCTCTTCGCGGACACGGTCCTGCCGAAGTTCCCGAAGACCCAGACGCACAAGGTCGCCGACTCCGACCTGGCCGGCATGGGCGACGGCTCCAGCCTCGTCGGCATCAAGGAGAAGCTGACCTACTCGGTGCACGATCTGTGGCTCGGGGTCTTCCTCCGCTCCGGCAACGACGCGGTGCACGTGCTGTCCGCGATGAACGGCGGCGTCGCCAAGACGGTCACCGACATGCAGCAGCACGCCGATGAGCTGCAGGCCCTGGACACGCACGTCATGTCGCCGGACGGCTACGACGCCCCCGGTCAGGTCTCGAGCGCGTACGACCTCACGCTCTTCGCCCGCAACGGCATGCAGAAGAAGGACTTCCGGGAGTACGCGGCGACGGCGGACGCCCAGTTCCCGGGCGTCCAGAAGAAGGGCAAGAAGCGCGAGACCTTCGGCATCCAGAACACCAACCGTCTGCTGACGGGGGCCGACGGCGTCACCCAGTACCCGGGCATCGCAGGTGTGAAGAACGGCAACACCACGCACGCCGGTGCGACCTTCACGGGCGTCGCCGAGCGCAACGGCCACGTCCTCCTGGTGACCGTCATGAACCCGAGCTCGCACGAGTCCCACGCCGTCTACAAGGAGGCCGCCCGGCTCCTCGACTGGGGCTTCGCCTCGACGGGCAAGGTCACCCCCGTCGGTGAGCTCGTCGCACCGAAGTCGGCGCAGACGGGCCCCAGTTCCACGCCGGCACCGCAGGACGGCAAGGGCAAGAAGGGGCCCGCGACGACGGCAGCCGTCACGGGCGACGACAGCTCCAGCGGCATCGGCATCGCGCTCGCCATCACGGGCGGGCTGCTGATCGTGCTGGCGGCCGGGGTGTTCCTGGTCAACCGGAAGTGGCCGCTGCCTGATCTGGTACGTCGTCTCCCGCGTCGCTGA
- a CDS encoding YihY/virulence factor BrkB family protein — MDWLKNLPVVGPLMTRLMATHAWRSYETLDRVHWSRLAAAITFISFLALFPLITVAAAIGAALLSDERLHSMENKLAEQVPGISDQLDLGALVDNAGTIGLVAGALLLFTGIGWVGSIRECLRAVWELEDEEGNPFLRKLKDGGVLLGLGGAVLASFAASAIGSTAIGWTADATGIDRQGWGSVVLQIAALAVAACADFLVLLYVLTLLPGVNPPRRRLLTAAVIGAVGFELLKLLLSSYMKGVAAKSMYGAFGVPIALLLWINFSVKLMLFCAAWTATQSKQDPREETREEISDAGDDVPDQAAATSG; from the coding sequence ATGGACTGGCTGAAAAACCTCCCCGTCGTCGGGCCGTTGATGACCCGGCTGATGGCCACGCACGCCTGGCGGAGTTACGAGACCCTCGACCGGGTCCACTGGTCGAGGCTGGCCGCGGCCATCACTTTCATCTCGTTCCTGGCGCTCTTCCCGCTGATCACGGTTGCCGCGGCAATCGGTGCGGCACTCCTCTCGGACGAGCGTCTGCATTCCATGGAGAACAAGCTCGCCGAACAAGTCCCGGGAATTTCAGATCAGTTGGATCTTGGAGCCCTGGTCGACAATGCGGGCACCATCGGACTTGTCGCGGGAGCCCTGCTGCTCTTCACAGGAATCGGCTGGGTCGGCTCGATAAGGGAATGCCTGCGCGCCGTATGGGAGCTGGAGGACGAGGAAGGCAATCCCTTCCTGCGCAAACTGAAGGACGGCGGAGTGCTGCTCGGCCTCGGCGGCGCGGTCCTCGCCTCCTTCGCCGCCTCCGCGATCGGCTCCACCGCCATCGGCTGGACCGCCGACGCGACAGGGATCGACCGGCAGGGCTGGGGCAGCGTCGTCCTGCAGATCGCCGCCCTCGCGGTCGCGGCCTGCGCCGACTTCCTGGTCCTGCTGTACGTACTGACCCTGCTGCCCGGGGTGAACCCGCCGCGCCGCCGTCTGCTGACCGCCGCGGTGATCGGCGCGGTCGGCTTCGAGCTGCTGAAACTCCTGCTCAGCAGCTATATGAAGGGCGTCGCCGCCAAGTCCATGTACGGCGCGTTCGGGGTCCCCATCGCGCTGCTGCTGTGGATCAACTTCAGCGTGAAACTGATGCTGTTCTGCGCCGCCTGGACGGCGACGCAGAGCAAGCAGGACCCACGGGAAGAGACACGGGAGGAAATCAGCGACGCGGGAGACGACGTACCAGATCAGGCAGCGGCCACTTCCGGTTGA
- a CDS encoding GtrA family protein, with protein sequence MSISGKEVAGFALAGICAYAADLGLFVWLRASLGWDPLAAKSVSFLAGCTVAYLGNAFGTYRGRKVGLREYAVFFGVNIAGALLQLLCLAVSHYGLGLTSPRADTLSGAVIGMALATCLRFWGTRTLVFPAAEGTRTSWTG encoded by the coding sequence GTGAGCATCAGCGGCAAGGAGGTGGCGGGCTTCGCACTGGCCGGGATCTGTGCGTACGCCGCCGATCTCGGTCTCTTCGTCTGGCTGCGGGCCTCCCTCGGCTGGGACCCGCTGGCCGCCAAGTCGGTCTCGTTCCTTGCGGGTTGCACGGTCGCCTACCTCGGCAACGCCTTCGGTACGTACCGGGGGCGCAAGGTGGGGCTGCGCGAGTACGCCGTCTTCTTCGGCGTGAACATCGCCGGCGCGCTCCTCCAGCTCCTCTGCCTCGCCGTCTCGCACTACGGCCTCGGTCTCACATCCCCGCGCGCCGACACCCTCTCCGGCGCGGTCATCGGCATGGCGCTCGCCACCTGCCTGCGGTTCTGGGGCACGCGCACTCTCGTATTCCCAGCTGCGGAGGGTACCCGGACCTCATGGACTGGCTGA
- a CDS encoding decaprenyl-phosphate phosphoribosyltransferase, whose translation MSEQGAALLETPQLPPPGPQFRPSALGLPLGLLKTARPRQWIKNILVVAAPAAAGELMTRGTVLQLALVFVLFTAAASAVYLINDARDADADRAHPTKCRRPVAAGQVPVPVAYAAGAVLAVLTTAAAVAWCNELTAALLSGYVAMQLAYCVWLKHVLVVDLTVVTTGFLMRAMIGGVALGIPLSRWFLITAGFGALFMVSAKRYSEAVQMEGKGGATRALLDQYTTGYLRFVWQLAAGVAVLAYCLWAMESGGVSNGSLLPWRQLSMAAFILAILRYAVFADRGTAGAPEDVVLHDRALAVIGLVWIALYALAVADL comes from the coding sequence GTGTCTGAGCAAGGTGCCGCACTCCTCGAAACACCCCAACTCCCGCCCCCTGGGCCGCAGTTCCGTCCCAGCGCGCTCGGTCTGCCGCTCGGGCTGCTGAAGACCGCCCGCCCCCGCCAGTGGATCAAGAACATCCTGGTCGTGGCCGCGCCCGCAGCGGCCGGCGAACTGATGACCAGAGGGACGGTTCTCCAACTCGCCCTCGTCTTCGTCCTGTTCACGGCCGCCGCCTCCGCCGTCTACCTCATCAACGACGCCCGCGACGCCGACGCCGACCGCGCCCACCCCACCAAGTGCCGCCGCCCGGTCGCCGCGGGCCAGGTCCCCGTCCCCGTCGCGTACGCCGCCGGAGCCGTCCTCGCCGTCCTCACCACCGCGGCCGCCGTCGCCTGGTGCAACGAGCTCACCGCAGCGCTCCTCTCCGGCTACGTCGCCATGCAACTCGCCTACTGCGTCTGGCTCAAGCACGTCCTGGTCGTCGACCTCACCGTCGTCACCACCGGCTTCCTGATGCGCGCGATGATTGGCGGAGTCGCCCTCGGCATCCCGCTCTCCCGCTGGTTCCTGATCACCGCGGGCTTCGGCGCGCTCTTCATGGTCTCCGCCAAGCGCTACTCCGAAGCCGTCCAGATGGAGGGCAAGGGCGGGGCGACCCGGGCCCTGCTCGACCAGTACACGACCGGATACCTGCGCTTCGTCTGGCAGTTGGCGGCGGGCGTCGCCGTCCTCGCGTACTGCCTCTGGGCGATGGAGAGCGGCGGCGTCTCCAACGGCAGCCTGCTGCCCTGGCGCCAGCTCTCCATGGCCGCCTTCATCCTCGCCATCCTCCGCTACGCGGTCTTCGCCGACCGCGGCACCGCCGGAGCCCCCGAGGACGTCGTCCTGCACGACCGCGCGCTCGCTGTCATCGGCCTCGTCTGGATCGCCCTGTACGCGCTCGCGGTGGCCGACCTGTGA
- a CDS encoding phosphatase PAP2 family protein, which produces MRDCGGDPRIASAARALSWSGEHGALWLAVGVTGAALDRERRGAWIRGTVLIGAAHLASMGIKRLVRRPRPQLPAQQPLVKTAGRHSFPSSHATSAAAAAVAFGALRPAGRHVVPPLAAMMCVSRLVVGVHYPSDVAAGALLGGLTAGVGAQWMKGAVRV; this is translated from the coding sequence ATGCGCGACTGTGGCGGCGATCCGCGCATCGCGTCCGCCGCCCGCGCGCTCTCCTGGAGCGGCGAGCACGGCGCGCTGTGGCTGGCCGTCGGAGTGACCGGTGCGGCGCTCGACCGCGAGCGGCGCGGGGCCTGGATCCGGGGCACCGTGCTCATCGGGGCCGCGCATCTCGCGAGCATGGGGATCAAGCGGCTCGTACGGCGCCCCCGCCCCCAACTCCCCGCCCAGCAGCCCCTGGTGAAGACCGCGGGCCGGCACTCCTTCCCGTCCTCGCACGCCACCTCCGCCGCCGCTGCCGCGGTCGCCTTCGGTGCGCTGCGCCCCGCAGGCCGCCATGTCGTGCCGCCGCTCGCCGCGATGATGTGCGTCTCCCGGCTGGTCGTCGGCGTCCACTACCCCTCGGACGTGGCCGCCGGGGCGCTGCTCGGCGGGCTGACCGCAGGCGTCGGCGCCCAGTGGATGAAGGGCGCGGTCCGTGTCTGA
- a CDS encoding FAD-binding oxidoreductase, whose amino-acid sequence MPAETTTSVASVTGWGRTAPTTSLLVRPRTYEEAATAVRECGERGGIARGLGRAYGDAAQNAGGAVLDMTGLDRIRSIDADAGIVVCDAGVSLHRLMEVLLPLGWFVPVTPGTRYVTVGGAIGADIHGKNHHVSGSFSRHVLSMDVLIADGTVHTALPGSDLFDATAGGMGLTGVILSATIQLHGVETSLMSVDTERATDLDDLMSRLTATDDQYRYSVAWIDLLAKGAAMGRSVLTRGDHAPLDALPVRARRTPLAFRPGQLPSAPSFFPEGLLGRTSVSLFNELWYRKAPRSRTGELQKISTFFHPLDGVPHWNRIYGRSGFVQYQFVVGYGQEETLRRIVQRISRRGCPSFLAVLKRFGEGDPGWLSFPMPGWTLALDIPANLSGLGAFLDELDEEVASAGGRVYLAKDSRLRPQSLAAMYPKLAHFRSLRAELDPTSVFTSDLSRRLSL is encoded by the coding sequence ATGCCTGCCGAAACCACCACATCCGTGGCGTCCGTGACCGGTTGGGGCCGCACCGCCCCGACGACTTCGCTGCTGGTCCGCCCGCGTACGTACGAAGAAGCGGCGACCGCGGTCCGTGAGTGCGGGGAGCGCGGCGGCATCGCACGCGGCCTCGGGCGCGCCTACGGGGACGCCGCCCAGAACGCGGGCGGTGCAGTGCTCGACATGACGGGCCTCGACCGGATCCGCAGCATCGACGCGGACGCCGGGATCGTGGTGTGCGACGCGGGGGTGAGCCTGCACCGGCTGATGGAGGTGCTGCTGCCGCTGGGCTGGTTCGTGCCGGTGACGCCGGGGACCCGATACGTGACGGTGGGCGGGGCGATCGGCGCGGACATCCACGGCAAGAACCACCATGTGTCGGGCTCGTTCTCGCGCCATGTGCTGTCGATGGACGTACTGATCGCGGACGGTACGGTGCACACCGCGCTCCCCGGCTCCGACCTCTTCGACGCGACGGCGGGCGGGATGGGACTGACCGGGGTCATCCTGTCGGCAACCATCCAACTCCACGGTGTGGAGACGTCGTTGATGTCGGTGGACACCGAACGGGCCACGGATCTGGACGACTTGATGTCCCGCCTGACGGCCACCGACGACCAGTACCGCTACTCGGTCGCGTGGATCGACCTCCTCGCCAAGGGCGCCGCGATGGGCCGCTCGGTCCTGACGCGAGGCGACCACGCCCCGCTGGACGCGCTGCCCGTACGGGCCCGTCGCACCCCGCTCGCCTTCCGCCCGGGACAGCTCCCCTCCGCCCCCTCCTTCTTCCCCGAGGGCCTCCTCGGCCGCACCTCGGTCTCCCTCTTCAACGAGCTCTGGTACCGCAAGGCGCCCCGGTCACGCACCGGCGAGCTGCAGAAGATCTCCACCTTCTTCCACCCCCTGGACGGCGTCCCGCACTGGAACCGGATCTACGGCCGCAGCGGCTTCGTCCAGTACCAGTTCGTGGTCGGCTACGGGCAGGAGGAGACCCTGCGCCGCATCGTCCAGCGGATCTCCCGCCGCGGCTGCCCGTCCTTCCTCGCCGTGCTCAAGCGCTTCGGCGAGGGCGACCCGGGCTGGCTCTCCTTCCCCATGCCCGGCTGGACGCTGGCCCTGGACATCCCCGCGAACCTCTCCGGACTCGGCGCCTTCCTCGACGAACTGGACGAGGAGGTCGCGTCGGCGGGCGGCCGCGTCTACCTGGCGAAGGACTCGCGGCTGCGCCCGCAGTCGCTGGCCGCGATGTACCCGAAGCTGGCCCATTTCCGTTCCCTGCGGGCCGAGTTGGACCCCACCTCCGTCTTCACCTCAGACCTCTCGCGCCGCCTCTCTCTTTAG
- a CDS encoding decaprenylphospho-beta-D-erythro-pentofuranosid-2-ulose 2-reductase codes for MKDAFGTPQSLLVLGGTSEIALATARRLVARRTRTVWLAGRPSPALDEAAVQLRSLGADVRTVAFDALDSASHEEALGKVFAEGDIDMVLLAFGILGDQSRDESEPLSAVRVAQTNYTGAVSAGLICAKALQGQGHGSLVVLSSVAGERARRANFIYGSSKAGLDAFAQGLGDAMHGTGVHVMVVRPGFVRSKMTAGMEEAPLATTPEAVAEAIEAGLRRRSETVWVPGTLRVVMSALRHVPRPLFRKLPV; via the coding sequence ATGAAGGACGCCTTCGGCACCCCCCAGTCCCTGCTCGTCCTCGGCGGTACGTCCGAGATCGCCCTGGCCACCGCCCGCCGCCTCGTCGCCCGCAGGACCCGTACGGTCTGGCTGGCCGGCCGCCCTTCCCCCGCGCTCGACGAGGCGGCGGTGCAGCTGCGCTCGCTGGGCGCGGACGTGCGCACGGTCGCCTTCGACGCGCTCGACTCCGCGTCACACGAGGAGGCCCTGGGGAAGGTCTTCGCCGAGGGCGACATCGACATGGTGCTGCTGGCCTTCGGGATCCTCGGCGACCAGTCCAGGGACGAGAGCGAGCCGCTGTCGGCGGTCCGGGTCGCGCAGACCAACTACACGGGCGCGGTCTCGGCGGGCCTGATCTGCGCGAAGGCACTGCAGGGCCAGGGACACGGCTCGCTGGTCGTGCTGTCGTCGGTGGCGGGCGAGCGGGCCCGGCGCGCCAACTTCATCTACGGCTCCAGCAAGGCGGGCCTCGACGCGTTCGCGCAGGGCCTGGGTGATGCGATGCACGGGACGGGGGTGCACGTGATGGTCGTCCGCCCCGGCTTCGTACGGTCGAAGATGACGGCAGGGATGGAGGAGGCCCCGCTGGCCACGACGCCGGAGGCGGTCGCGGAGGCGATCGAGGCGGGGCTGCGGCGGCGCTCGGAGACGGTGTGGGTGCCGGGGACGCTGCGGGTGGTGATGTCGGCGCTGCGGCACGTACCGCGGCCGCTGTTCCGCAAGCTTCCGGTCTGA
- a CDS encoding ABC transporter substrate-binding protein translates to MRRLFAGLAVGALLVAASACGSSGGSGSSGKSPTSANPTTVKVGIIPILDVAPLYLGEEKGFFKRNGLKLSLTPAQGGAAIVPGVVSGQFQFGFSNVTSLMVAQTNGVPVKAVANGVASTGEPGADFGGLTVKKGSAIKSAKDLAGKTVAVNTLKNINDTAVREAVRKAGGDSSKVKFVELAFDQMPAALAKGQIDAAMAVEPALTTIKSQGGTEIAWPFVDVAEGLTIAMYFTSTQYAQANPAVAKAFQKAVAESLAYANTHPDEVRKVLTTYTKIPANLLSELTLPHWPAEANRPAIEVLEKLGEQDGLFKKTPDLDKLLP, encoded by the coding sequence ATGCGTCGTCTGTTCGCCGGTCTCGCGGTCGGAGCCTTACTGGTCGCCGCGTCGGCCTGTGGCTCGTCCGGTGGGTCCGGGTCGTCGGGCAAGAGCCCGACGTCCGCGAATCCCACCACGGTCAAGGTCGGAATCATCCCCATCCTCGACGTCGCCCCCCTCTATCTGGGCGAGGAGAAGGGCTTCTTCAAGCGGAACGGACTCAAGCTGTCCCTCACCCCGGCGCAGGGCGGCGCCGCGATCGTGCCGGGTGTGGTGAGCGGTCAGTTCCAGTTCGGGTTCTCCAACGTCACCTCACTGATGGTCGCCCAGACCAACGGCGTTCCCGTGAAGGCCGTGGCCAACGGGGTCGCGTCCACCGGCGAACCCGGCGCCGACTTCGGCGGGTTGACGGTCAAGAAGGGCAGCGCGATCAAGTCCGCCAAGGATCTCGCGGGCAAGACCGTCGCCGTCAACACCCTCAAGAACATCAACGACACCGCGGTCCGCGAGGCCGTGCGCAAGGCCGGCGGCGACTCCTCCAAGGTGAAGTTCGTCGAACTCGCCTTCGACCAGATGCCCGCCGCGCTCGCCAAGGGGCAGATCGACGCCGCCATGGCCGTGGAGCCCGCGCTCACCACCATCAAGAGCCAGGGCGGGACCGAGATCGCCTGGCCGTTCGTCGACGTCGCCGAGGGTCTCACCATCGCGATGTACTTCACCTCGACGCAGTACGCACAGGCCAACCCGGCCGTGGCGAAGGCCTTCCAGAAGGCGGTGGCCGAGTCGCTCGCCTACGCCAACACCCACCCCGACGAGGTCCGCAAGGTCCTCACCACGTACACCAAGATCCCGGCGAATCTGCTCTCCGAGCTGACGCTCCCGCACTGGCCCGCCGAGGCGAACCGCCCCGCGATCGAGGTCCTGGAGAAGCTGGGCGAACAGGACGGGCTCTTCAAGAAGACGCCCGATCTCGACAAGCTGCTGCCGTGA